The nucleotide sequence AAGTAGCTGAGCTTGCTTACTTTCAGCACTCTCGGGCCAGTTTTTTTGCAGTAAGGCACTTTCCATACGCGCCTGATCAAAGTTTTTTAGCTCTAAATAAATACGTATAACTTCGAGTTGGGCTCTACGGGCGTCGGTGTGCCCCGGGAATTTAGATATCAAAAGCTGAAGTTGATCGATTCCCTCTTCAGGTTCACCGAGTTTGTAGCGGTAAACGTCCGCCATATGAATGTGGGCGGAGCGAGCTTCATCGGTTTTTGGGTAATGGTCGAGAAGTACGCTGTAATCGTTAACGGCTTGTTTGTAGTCGCGAAGATAGAGAACGTTGATTCTCCCCAGCCGCTCTAGAATCATCAGCCTCTGGGTTTCTTCATATTCCTTGAGCTCGCTTTTGTGTTGTAGCCGCTTAAAAATCTTGCGGTACATCTGCTCTGCTTGGAGGTAATTCTTGTTGTAGAGGAGGTCGTTTGCATTCTCGAGCCCCGAGAGAGGATCTGCCGTGCAGCTTATGCCGTTCATCGAGAAGATGAAGAGCATAAGTGCAGGCAATACTCGAAATGAATGCTTCATGGTGGGCCTTGAGTCTTAGGACTCTTCGGGCTCCGTTACGGCCTCTTCAGGAGCATCCGTTGCTTCAGGGGCGTCGGTTGTTTCCGTAGCCGCTTCGTCACCTTCTGCAATTTCTTCTTCTTCGGGCTCAACGATGCGGGCAATACTTGCGAC is from Deltaproteobacteria bacterium and encodes:
- a CDS encoding tetratricopeptide repeat protein, whose protein sequence is MKHSFRVLPALMLFIFSMNGISCTADPLSGLENANDLLYNKNYLQAEQMYRKIFKRLQHKSELKEYEETQRLMILERLGRINVLYLRDYKQAVNDYSVLLDHYPKTDEARSAHIHMADVYRYKLGEPEEGIDQLQLLISKFPGHTDARRAQLEVIRIYLELKNFDQARMESALLQKNWPESAESKQAQLL